One genomic region from uncultured Cohaesibacter sp. encodes:
- the rsmA gene encoding 16S rRNA (adenine(1518)-N(6)/adenine(1519)-N(6))-dimethyltransferase RsmA gives MAQIDDLPPLRDVIERHDLRAKKSLGQNFLLDLNLTCRIARSAGDLSNHTIIEVGPGPGGLTRALLHEGAKRVIAIEMDPRALGALEEIGAHYPGQLEIIEGDALKVDMASLVPEGPARIVANLPYNVGTQLLLNWLEADPWPPFYESLTLMFQKEVAERIIATEEDKAYGRLGVIAGWRTHADKLFDVAKECFSPPPKVTSSIVHLVPKADPLPCRLRTLEQVTAAAFGQRRKMLRQSLKSLGVDHLRLIEEADLEPTQRAETVSVEGFVAMANGLDAMRGI, from the coding sequence ATGGCCCAGATAGATGACTTGCCGCCCCTCAGAGACGTAATCGAACGGCATGACTTGCGCGCCAAGAAAAGTCTGGGCCAGAATTTCCTGCTTGATCTCAACCTCACCTGCCGCATTGCACGATCGGCAGGAGATCTGTCCAACCACACGATCATCGAGGTTGGCCCCGGCCCCGGAGGCCTGACACGCGCCTTGCTGCATGAAGGCGCAAAACGGGTCATCGCCATCGAAATGGACCCCCGTGCTCTGGGTGCGCTTGAGGAAATAGGGGCGCATTATCCCGGCCAATTGGAGATCATCGAGGGAGACGCGCTCAAGGTTGACATGGCCAGTCTTGTCCCTGAAGGCCCGGCACGCATCGTTGCCAATCTGCCTTACAATGTGGGCACCCAGCTGCTTCTCAACTGGCTGGAAGCCGACCCGTGGCCACCATTTTACGAGTCGCTCACCCTCATGTTCCAGAAGGAAGTGGCCGAACGCATCATCGCCACAGAGGAAGACAAGGCCTATGGGCGCCTCGGCGTCATTGCCGGCTGGCGTACACATGCCGACAAGCTTTTTGATGTGGCCAAGGAATGCTTCAGCCCACCGCCGAAAGTCACGTCCTCCATTGTGCATCTCGTTCCCAAAGCCGATCCCCTGCCCTGCAGATTGCGCACATTGGAACAAGTCACCGCCGCCGCCTTCGGGCAACGTCGCAAGATGCTGCGCCAGAGCCTCAAGAGCCTTGGCGTCGATCATCTTCGCCTGATCGAAGAGGCCGATCTTGAACCGACCCAACGCGCAGAAACCGTGTCCGTAGAAGGCTTTGTAGCCATGGCCAACGGCCTAGACGCGATGCGGGGAATCTAA
- the gmk gene encoding guanylate kinase, whose amino-acid sequence MSSKNMTENSMIRRGLMLVLSSPSGAGKSTISRHLLDSDRNLQLSVSATTRAKRGSEIDGVHYHFVPERQFHAMRERGDLLEWAEVHSNFYGTPRDPVEEALSKGRDVLFDIDWQGTLQLKKAARKDVVSVFILPPSMDELKQRLVRRAEDKQDVIEARLQNARVEIGHWDEYDYVIVNDDLEKAFAAVRSIVEAERHKRERVIGARGFVEGMLNS is encoded by the coding sequence ATGTCGAGTAAAAATATGACGGAAAATTCCATGATCAGACGCGGTTTGATGCTCGTACTCTCGTCTCCATCAGGCGCGGGCAAATCGACCATCAGCCGCCATTTGCTGGATAGTGATCGCAATCTGCAGCTTTCTGTTTCGGCGACAACAAGGGCCAAGCGCGGCAGCGAAATTGACGGCGTCCATTACCATTTTGTGCCAGAGCGCCAGTTCCATGCCATGCGTGAACGCGGGGATCTTCTCGAATGGGCCGAAGTGCATTCCAATTTCTATGGCACGCCGCGCGATCCGGTGGAAGAAGCGCTTTCCAAGGGCCGTGATGTGCTGTTTGACATCGACTGGCAGGGCACGTTGCAGCTGAAAAAGGCCGCTCGCAAGGATGTCGTCTCGGTTTTCATTTTGCCACCATCCATGGACGAGTTGAAGCAACGCCTAGTGCGCCGCGCTGAAGACAAGCAGGATGTCATCGAGGCTCGGTTGCAAAATGCCCGCGTAGAGATCGGCCATTGGGATGAATATGACTATGTCATCGTCAATGATGATCTGGAGAAGGCTTTTGCCGCTGTCCGTTCGATTGTTGAAGCAGAACGCCACAAGCGCGAGCGGGTGATCGGCGCGCGCGGCTTTGTCGAAGGCATGCTGAACAGCTGA
- a CDS encoding YicC/YloC family endoribonuclease, translating into MTLVSMTGFTRLGGSFGRYNWTWEIKTVNGKGLDLRLRLPPGFDELDRPVRAIMSERLARGSCYVSLTVQHEAPSQSLQVNQQVLDSVLDALALIKDRVDAKKPSLDGILSIKGVMEQVEESESEDVLAQLIKAMLTNFKDAMTDLQSMRKSEGDALEKVVMQRVEELETLTKQAEECPARSADAIRAKLRQQIERILEADSSLDEDRLYQEAVLLAGKADVREELDRLYAHCAAVRVLVAEDRPVGRKLDFLAQEFNREANTLCSKSNDTSLTAIGLDLKATIEQLREQIQNVE; encoded by the coding sequence ATGACGCTTGTTAGCATGACAGGTTTCACCCGCTTGGGTGGAAGCTTCGGGAGATATAACTGGACTTGGGAGATTAAGACCGTCAATGGCAAGGGGCTGGATTTACGCCTGCGTTTGCCGCCAGGGTTTGACGAGCTGGATCGCCCTGTTCGCGCCATCATGAGTGAGCGCCTTGCGCGTGGGTCCTGCTATGTATCCCTGACGGTTCAGCACGAAGCCCCAAGCCAGTCGCTTCAGGTCAATCAGCAGGTTCTTGACTCTGTGCTGGACGCTCTTGCCCTGATCAAGGATCGTGTTGATGCCAAGAAGCCCAGTCTGGATGGGATCCTCTCTATCAAGGGCGTGATGGAGCAGGTGGAGGAAAGCGAAAGCGAAGATGTGCTGGCCCAGCTGATCAAGGCGATGCTGACCAATTTCAAGGACGCGATGACCGATCTCCAAAGCATGCGCAAGAGCGAAGGCGACGCACTTGAGAAAGTCGTCATGCAGCGCGTCGAAGAGCTCGAAACGCTGACAAAACAGGCGGAAGAGTGCCCGGCGCGCAGTGCCGATGCCATTCGGGCCAAGCTGCGTCAGCAAATAGAGCGCATTCTTGAAGCCGATTCCTCTCTTGATGAGGACCGGCTCTATCAGGAGGCCGTTCTTCTGGCGGGCAAGGCGGATGTGCGCGAAGAATTAGACCGGCTTTATGCACATTGTGCTGCGGTGCGGGTATTGGTCGCAGAAGATCGCCCCGTTGGTCGCAAGCTGGATTTTCTGGCCCAGGAATTCAACCGCGAAGCCAATACCCTCTGTTCCAAATCCAATGACACCAGTCTGACCGCGATCGGCCTTGACCTCAAGGCCACGATTGAACAGCTGCGTGAACAAATTCAGAATGTCGAGTAA
- the mltG gene encoding endolytic transglycosylase MltG, with translation MVSDTGEVKTPKSARQAIEPETPPPPPTRSKAVRHPIVVFMNFVITVVLLAVIGIGGVLYYGKQTFIEEGPLRQEKTILVSGGTGLATIAEILERQNVISDQTIFNYGVQIYRQDTKLKAGEYLFSPGVSMMQVMQILTSGKSILHSVTVPEGYTSYQIHQVLMDNDVLMGPLDEIPAEGTLLPETYKFARGTTRKEMVKRMADAHDRAVAEIWDRRAADLPLKTPEELVTLASIVEKETGKASERTRVAGVFINRLNQGIKLQSDPTVIYGIFGGKGKPKDRPIFRSDLNKKTDYNTYQIPGLTPGPIANPGRASLEAVANPSRTKELFFVADGTGGHVFSETLKQHNENVQRWRDIEKQRIEAAKQKDAEASEGGDEEQPAE, from the coding sequence ATGGTGTCCGATACCGGCGAAGTCAAAACCCCAAAGAGTGCTCGTCAGGCCATAGAGCCCGAAACGCCGCCGCCGCCGCCAACACGGTCGAAAGCGGTGCGCCATCCGATTGTTGTCTTCATGAATTTCGTGATCACGGTCGTGCTTCTTGCGGTGATCGGGATTGGCGGTGTTCTCTATTATGGCAAGCAGACCTTCATTGAAGAGGGCCCCCTCAGGCAGGAAAAGACAATTCTTGTCAGCGGCGGCACCGGTCTTGCCACGATTGCAGAAATTCTGGAGCGCCAGAATGTGATTAGCGACCAGACAATCTTCAACTACGGCGTCCAGATCTATCGTCAGGATACCAAGTTGAAAGCTGGTGAATATCTGTTCAGTCCGGGTGTTTCAATGATGCAGGTGATGCAGATCCTGACCTCTGGCAAATCCATTCTGCATTCGGTCACGGTGCCGGAGGGGTATACCTCCTATCAGATCCATCAGGTGCTTATGGATAATGATGTTCTGATGGGGCCGCTGGATGAGATACCGGCGGAAGGGACGCTGCTGCCAGAGACCTATAAATTCGCGCGTGGCACAACACGCAAGGAAATGGTCAAGCGTATGGCCGATGCCCATGATCGTGCTGTAGCGGAAATCTGGGACCGTCGGGCGGCCGATTTGCCTTTGAAAACCCCTGAAGAACTGGTCACGCTGGCATCCATCGTGGAAAAGGAAACCGGCAAAGCGTCCGAGCGCACCCGCGTTGCTGGCGTGTTCATCAACCGGCTCAATCAGGGCATTAAGCTGCAGTCTGATCCGACTGTCATTTATGGCATCTTCGGTGGTAAAGGAAAGCCGAAAGATCGTCCGATCTTCCGCTCTGATCTCAATAAGAAGACTGATTACAACACCTACCAAATTCCGGGATTAACGCCGGGTCCAATTGCCAATCCGGGCCGTGCGTCTTTGGAAGCTGTTGCCAATCCGAGCCGCACCAAGGAGCTGTTCTTTGTGGCTGATGGGACCGGTGGTCATGTCTTCTCGGAAACGCTCAAGCAGCATAACGAGAATGTGCAGCGCTGGCGCGACATCGAAAAGCAGAGGATTGAAGCAGCCAAGCAGAAGGATGCAGAGGCTAGTGAAGGCGGCGACGAAGAGCAGCCTGCCGAATAG
- the fabF gene encoding beta-ketoacyl-ACP synthase II, with the protein MRRVVVTGMGMVSPLGNGVETTWSNILAGKSGAKNPTGFETEDLACRVACQLPFGDGTNGTFNPDDVLPVKEQRKVDPFIVYAIAAADEALADANWKPESYEDQISSGVMIGSGIGGLLGIEKAAYDLQAKGPRRISPFFIPGRLINLASGYVSIRHGLKGPNHAVVTACSTGAHAIGDAARLVALGDADVMVAGGTESPIGRLALAGFAACRALSTNFNDEPEKASRPYDKDRDGFVMGEGAGVVVLEEYEHAKARGAKIYAEVIGYGMSGDAYHITAPSEDGDGAFRCMSAAMKRADITPADIDYVNAHGTSTPLGDEIELRAIERLVGDAAEGLTMSSTKSAVGHLLGAAGAVEAIFSTLAIRDQVAPPTLNLENPSVDTKIDLVPKTPKKMDIKVALSNSFGFGGTNASLILRAVD; encoded by the coding sequence ATGAGACGAGTTGTCGTAACCGGTATGGGTATGGTCAGCCCGCTTGGCAATGGAGTTGAGACGACCTGGTCGAATATTCTGGCTGGCAAGAGTGGAGCCAAGAACCCGACCGGATTCGAAACGGAAGATCTGGCCTGTCGCGTTGCTTGTCAGTTGCCGTTTGGTGATGGCACGAATGGCACCTTCAATCCCGATGATGTGCTGCCGGTCAAAGAGCAGCGCAAGGTTGATCCCTTTATCGTTTATGCAATTGCGGCCGCTGATGAAGCGCTGGCAGATGCAAACTGGAAGCCGGAAAGCTATGAAGACCAGATCTCCAGCGGTGTGATGATCGGGTCTGGCATTGGTGGCCTTCTGGGTATCGAAAAAGCGGCTTATGATTTGCAGGCGAAAGGGCCTCGTCGTATCAGCCCGTTCTTTATTCCCGGCCGTCTTATCAACCTGGCTTCCGGCTATGTTTCCATTCGTCACGGCCTCAAGGGCCCCAATCACGCTGTTGTTACGGCCTGCTCTACAGGCGCACACGCGATTGGCGATGCGGCCCGTCTGGTTGCTCTGGGGGATGCCGACGTGATGGTTGCCGGTGGTACCGAATCTCCGATTGGGCGCCTGGCCCTTGCCGGTTTTGCTGCTTGTCGCGCGCTCTCAACCAACTTCAACGATGAGCCTGAAAAGGCCTCCCGTCCTTATGATAAGGATCGTGATGGCTTTGTCATGGGGGAAGGCGCTGGCGTTGTTGTGCTGGAAGAATATGAGCATGCCAAGGCTCGCGGGGCAAAGATTTACGCCGAAGTCATTGGCTATGGTATGTCTGGCGACGCCTATCACATTACGGCGCCATCTGAAGACGGTGACGGGGCATTCCGTTGCATGTCCGCTGCGATGAAGCGCGCAGACATCACGCCTGCCGATATCGATTATGTCAACGCGCATGGCACCTCAACACCGCTGGGTGACGAGATTGAGCTCAGAGCCATTGAGCGTCTGGTTGGTGATGCCGCTGAAGGGTTGACCATGTCTTCCACGAAATCGGCTGTAGGGCATCTTCTGGGCGCCGCTGGCGCTGTTGAAGCGATCTTCTCGACACTGGCCATTCGCGATCAGGTGGCGCCTCCGACATTGAACCTTGAGAATCCATCTGTTGATACCAAGATCGATCTGGTTCCCAAAACACCGAAGAAAATGGATATCAAGGTTGCCTTGTCCAACTCCTTCGGCTTTGGCGGTACCAACGCATCCCTGATCTTGCGCGCCGTCGACTGA
- a CDS encoding acyl carrier protein has translation MSDIAERVKKIVIEHLGVDAEKVTESASFIDDLGADSLDTVELVMAFEEEFGTEIPDDAAETIQTVGDAVSFLTKAAN, from the coding sequence ATGAGCGATATCGCTGAACGCGTAAAAAAAATCGTGATCGAACATCTCGGCGTTGACGCTGAAAAAGTAACCGAATCTGCAAGCTTCATCGATGATCTGGGCGCAGACAGCCTTGACACCGTTGAGCTGGTTATGGCTTTCGAGGAAGAATTCGGCACCGAGATCCCTGATGACGCTGCTGAAACCATTCAGACGGTCGGCGACGCTGTCTCCTTCCTGACCAAAGCTGCTAACTAA
- the fabG gene encoding 3-oxoacyl-[acyl-carrier-protein] reductase, with protein sequence MFDLSGKCALVTGASGGIGESIAMALHAQGAKVAISGTRVEALEALAEKLGGDRVFVTPANLSEAESIASLAGDAETAMGQLDILVNNAGITRDGLFMRMKDEDWEQVLTVNLTSAMRLSRAVLRGMMKRRHGRIISISSVVGVTGNPGQGNYAAAKAGMIGMTKSLAQEVANRGITANCIAPGFIKTAMTDKLNEKQQEAINSAIPAARMGLPEEVASAAVYLASDEAAYVTGQTLHVNGGMAMI encoded by the coding sequence ATGTTTGATTTGAGCGGAAAGTGCGCTCTGGTAACCGGCGCAAGCGGCGGTATCGGCGAATCCATCGCGATGGCGTTGCATGCACAGGGTGCCAAGGTCGCCATTTCTGGCACGCGAGTCGAAGCGCTCGAGGCCCTTGCAGAAAAGCTCGGCGGTGACCGTGTATTTGTAACGCCTGCAAACTTGTCGGAGGCCGAATCCATTGCGTCCCTGGCTGGCGATGCGGAAACCGCCATGGGGCAGCTTGATATTCTGGTGAACAACGCGGGCATCACGCGCGATGGTCTTTTCATGCGCATGAAGGATGAAGACTGGGAGCAGGTGCTTACGGTCAATCTGACTTCGGCGATGCGTCTTTCCCGTGCTGTCTTGCGCGGCATGATGAAGCGCCGGCATGGTCGCATTATTTCCATCAGTTCCGTGGTTGGTGTCACCGGTAACCCGGGGCAGGGTAATTATGCTGCAGCCAAGGCTGGCATGATTGGCATGACCAAGTCTCTGGCACAGGAAGTGGCCAACCGCGGTATCACCGCAAACTGCATCGCGCCGGGCTTTATCAAGACGGCGATGACGGACAAGCTGAACGAAAAACAGCAGGAAGCCATCAACTCCGCGATTCCTGCAGCGCGCATGGGGTTGCCCGAAGAGGTGGCCAGTGCTGCGGTTTATCTGGCAAGCGACGAAGCTGCCTATGTCACCGGACAGACTCTGCATGTCAACGGTGGCATGGCGATGATCTAA
- the fabD gene encoding ACP S-malonyltransferase — MSVAFTFPGQGSQAVGMGKALADEFSVARAVYEEVNDALGEKLSDIMWNGPADVLTLTRNAQPALMAASIAALRVMKEKGLDLADKVSYVAGHSLGEYSALAASGALSLGDTARLLRIRGDAMQKAVPVGEGAMAAILGLSMDDVKAVTKDAAEGEVCQVANDNATGQVVISGAKSAIERAAALAKEKGAKRALLLPVSAPFHCALMAPAADAMADALSKVTIHKPAVPLVANVLANAIDDPEAIRKHLVEQVTGMVRWSESVSWLSHNGVDCLYEIGTGKVLSGLAKRIVKGISTVNVGEPGDIDPAMAKLA, encoded by the coding sequence ATGAGTGTTGCTTTTACTTTTCCCGGACAAGGCAGTCAGGCAGTTGGAATGGGCAAGGCGCTGGCCGACGAATTTTCCGTTGCGCGCGCAGTCTATGAAGAAGTGAATGATGCGCTGGGTGAAAAGCTCTCCGATATCATGTGGAACGGTCCGGCTGATGTGCTGACCCTTACGCGCAATGCGCAGCCTGCTCTTATGGCTGCGTCCATTGCGGCTTTGCGCGTGATGAAGGAAAAGGGGCTCGATCTGGCAGACAAGGTTTCCTATGTCGCAGGTCACTCTCTGGGTGAATATTCCGCACTGGCGGCATCCGGGGCGCTGAGCCTTGGGGATACGGCGCGTCTTCTGCGCATTCGTGGCGATGCCATGCAAAAGGCTGTTCCTGTGGGTGAAGGCGCCATGGCGGCCATCCTCGGGCTTTCCATGGATGATGTGAAAGCGGTAACCAAAGATGCAGCCGAAGGCGAAGTCTGTCAGGTGGCCAACGACAATGCGACCGGTCAGGTCGTTATTTCCGGTGCTAAAAGTGCCATTGAGCGGGCTGCTGCTCTGGCTAAAGAGAAAGGCGCAAAGCGCGCGCTGCTGCTGCCGGTGAGCGCACCTTTCCATTGCGCTCTGATGGCGCCTGCCGCTGATGCCATGGCTGATGCCCTTTCCAAGGTCACCATTCACAAGCCAGCCGTTCCGCTCGTTGCCAACGTTCTGGCCAATGCGATTGATGATCCGGAAGCCATCCGCAAGCATCTTGTCGAGCAGGTGACCGGCATGGTGCGTTGGTCCGAATCCGTTTCCTGGCTTTCCCACAATGGTGTTGATTGCCTCTATGAAATCGGTACGGGCAAGGTCTTGTCTGGTCTGGCCAAGCGTATTGTCAAGGGAATCAGCACGGTAAATGTTGGTGAACCGGGCGATATTGACCCTGCCATGGCAAAATTGGCCTGA
- the rpsF gene encoding 30S ribosomal protein S6 gives MALYEHVFLARQDISQQQVEALVEQYKTLIGEYEGSVGKVEFWGLKTIAYRINKNRKAHYVLMNIDAPSDAIVEMERQMRINEDVMRFMTIRVEEHEEEQSAMMQKRDRDDRRGGRGDRNDRGPRGDRGDRRPRREDRDNNSDKAAE, from the coding sequence ATGGCGCTTTACGAGCACGTTTTCCTTGCTCGCCAGGATATCTCTCAGCAGCAGGTTGAGGCTCTGGTTGAGCAATACAAAACCCTTATCGGTGAATATGAAGGCTCCGTCGGCAAAGTCGAATTCTGGGGTCTGAAAACCATCGCATACCGCATCAACAAGAACCGCAAGGCCCATTATGTTCTGATGAACATCGATGCTCCTTCCGATGCGATTGTTGAAATGGAACGTCAGATGCGCATCAACGAAGATGTCATGCGCTTCATGACCATCCGCGTTGAAGAGCACGAAGAAGAGCAGTCTGCAATGATGCAGAAGCGCGACCGCGACGACCGTCGTGGTGGCCGTGGCGATCGCAACGATCGTGGCCCGCGCGGTGACCGTGGTGACCGCCGTCCACGTCGCGAAGATCGTGACAACAATTCTGACAAAGCAGCTGAGTAA
- the rpsR gene encoding 30S ribosomal protein S18, with protein sequence MSGARRPFFRRRKTCPFSGDNAPKIDYKDVRLLQRYVSERGKIVPSRITAVSAKKQRELARAIKRARFLGLLPYVIS encoded by the coding sequence ATGTCTGGAGCACGTCGTCCATTTTTCCGTCGTCGCAAAACTTGCCCTTTCTCCGGCGATAATGCACCGAAGATTGATTACAAGGATGTTCGCCTTCTGCAGCGTTACGTTTCCGAACGCGGCAAGATCGTACCATCCCGTATCACGGCAGTTTCTGCCAAGAAACAGCGCGAACTGGCTCGTGCCATCAAACGCGCTCGCTTCCTGGGCCTTCTGCCATACGTCATCAGCTAA
- a CDS encoding DUF2232 domain-containing protein: protein MSNYLIIGIIAGLCTALLNLSGYVGGMFGLGIILIILSPLPLMIASLGWGSFTGLIAVVSSGVALSLLISPLAGLLFMVVNSVPPWWLARLATLSQSNSETGETIWYPMDRLLMWIAAIACITSVAMFIPFGFSLDQYRDTISAMMNEVYKAQRLSLPEGTALTIDDIVSMITWMAPMASVLMVTFSSVVNLYLAGKVVQKSGKLQRPWPNLHQLTLSPVAVFIFLVGLALMFILSGQPQILAQIVATAFGTAVLLVGLSVLHYLTRQSPARLVILWTTYFLLAIFQWIGIVLILLGGAEIFFNVRSRVPRGPLGPNDQDKDEGNGQS from the coding sequence ATGAGCAACTATCTGATCATAGGCATTATTGCCGGTCTTTGTACCGCGCTTCTGAACCTCTCCGGCTATGTCGGCGGGATGTTCGGCCTTGGCATCATTCTCATTATTCTTTCCCCTCTTCCCCTGATGATTGCATCCCTCGGCTGGGGCTCCTTTACCGGGCTCATCGCCGTCGTCAGCTCTGGTGTAGCTCTTTCGCTTCTGATCAGCCCGCTCGCAGGCCTTCTTTTCATGGTGGTGAACAGTGTTCCCCCCTGGTGGTTGGCGCGACTGGCAACCCTTAGCCAGTCAAACAGCGAAACCGGTGAAACCATCTGGTATCCGATGGACCGCCTGCTGATGTGGATCGCGGCCATCGCCTGCATCACCAGCGTCGCCATGTTCATCCCGTTCGGTTTCAGTCTCGATCAATATCGTGACACGATCTCGGCCATGATGAACGAGGTATACAAGGCCCAGCGACTGTCGCTGCCCGAGGGAACAGCCCTGACCATTGACGACATCGTCTCGATGATCACCTGGATGGCGCCCATGGCCTCTGTTCTGATGGTAACCTTCAGTTCGGTGGTCAATCTCTATCTGGCTGGCAAGGTCGTTCAGAAATCGGGAAAATTGCAGCGTCCCTGGCCAAATCTTCACCAGCTGACCTTGTCGCCCGTCGCCGTATTCATCTTTTTGGTTGGCCTCGCCCTCATGTTCATCCTGAGTGGCCAGCCCCAGATTCTAGCGCAAATCGTAGCCACTGCCTTTGGCACAGCCGTGCTTCTGGTTGGCCTTTCTGTCCTGCATTACCTGACCCGCCAATCACCGGCGCGCCTGGTCATTCTATGGACGACCTATTTTCTTCTCGCCATTTTCCAATGGATCGGCATCGTGCTGATTCTTTTGGGAGGTGCAGAAATCTTCTTCAATGTCCGCTCCCGAGTACCGCGCGGTCCTTTGGGACCAAACGACCAAGACAAAGATGAGGGAAACGGACAAAGCTGA
- the rplI gene encoding 50S ribosomal protein L9, producing the protein MELILLERVAKLGQMGDIVTVRTGYARNFLLPQGKAIRASEANKKRFESERAQLEARNLEAKSEAEALKERIGDKTVTVIRAASETGQLYGSVSTRDLADALSDDGVSLTRNQVSLDRPIKTIGMHSVTVILHPEVELVVTANVARSQDEAERQAAGEDLSLTERDEAFEFEEDLELDEELLEEIEGEEEAEASEEVAEESAEEEE; encoded by the coding sequence ATGGAACTGATCCTGCTTGAACGCGTCGCAAAGCTCGGCCAGATGGGTGACATCGTTACTGTACGTACCGGCTATGCACGTAACTTCCTTCTGCCCCAGGGCAAAGCCATCCGCGCTTCCGAAGCCAACAAGAAACGCTTCGAATCTGAACGCGCACAGCTCGAAGCTCGCAACCTGGAAGCCAAGAGTGAAGCAGAAGCACTCAAGGAACGTATCGGCGACAAAACCGTTACCGTTATCCGCGCCGCTTCCGAAACTGGCCAGCTTTACGGCTCCGTTTCCACCCGCGACCTTGCTGATGCCCTGTCTGACGACGGTGTCTCCCTGACCCGCAACCAGGTCTCTCTGGACCGTCCGATCAAAACCATCGGCATGCACTCCGTTACCGTGATCCTGCATCCGGAAGTCGAACTGGTTGTCACCGCCAACGTTGCCCGTTCTCAGGACGAAGCTGAACGTCAGGCTGCTGGCGAAGACCTGTCCCTGACCGAACGTGACGAAGCATTCGAGTTTGAAGAAGATCTGGAACTCGACGAAGAGCTGCTCGAAGAAATCGAAGGCGAAGAAGAAGCCGAAGCTTCTGAAGAAGTTGCCGAAGAATCTGCTGAAGAAGAAGAATAA
- a CDS encoding DoxX family protein: MKPAFTLTPFALLRIVTGLIYIPHVLFKFQAFDMLLGYFAKVGLQPAIFFVLLAIVTETAVVIGLTFNIMVKWLGLASTGTMLVATYTTLFTKGEFLWTWNKGGIEYIFVLGFISFIVAWEAWRQERAEYGRNFFLWPTKAK; this comes from the coding sequence ATGAAACCAGCATTCACTCTGACCCCTTTCGCTTTGCTGCGCATCGTCACCGGCCTCATCTACATCCCTCACGTTCTGTTCAAGTTTCAGGCGTTTGATATGTTGCTTGGCTATTTTGCCAAAGTCGGCCTTCAGCCCGCCATTTTCTTCGTGCTGCTCGCCATCGTGACCGAAACCGCCGTCGTCATCGGCCTCACCTTTAACATCATGGTGAAGTGGCTCGGCCTGGCATCCACCGGCACCATGCTTGTGGCGACCTACACCACACTGTTCACCAAGGGCGAATTTCTCTGGACCTGGAACAAGGGCGGCATCGAATACATTTTTGTTCTTGGCTTTATTTCCTTCATTGTTGCATGGGAAGCATGGCGTCAGGAACGCGCCGAATATGGCCGCAACTTCTTCCTGTGGCCAACAAAAGCCAAGTAA